One genomic segment of Ricinus communis isolate WT05 ecotype wild-type chromosome 5, ASM1957865v1, whole genome shotgun sequence includes these proteins:
- the LOC8283002 gene encoding uncharacterized protein LOC8283002 has product MACMSCSSILSFNNCSPLLSSRTRRVRLMAAPTIKAEAMTIEKSGIKIVRNPPESKLTDLGVRSWPKWGCPPSKFPWTYSAKETCYLLEGKVKVYPDGIEEPIEIGAGDLVVFPKGMSCTWDVSVGVDKHYNFE; this is encoded by the exons atggcATGCATGAGCTGTAGCAGTATtctatcttttaataattgttCTCCATTGCTATCGTCAAGAACCAGAAGAGTAAGACTTATGGCTGCTCCAACAATAAAGGCAGAGGCCATGACTATCGAGAAATCTGGAATCAAGATTGTTAGGAACCCTCCTGAATCCAAACTCACCGACCTTGGAGTCCGTTCTTGGCCTAA GTGGGGTTGCCCTCCAAGCAAATTCCCATGGACATACTCTGCCAAAGAGACATGCTATCTACTAGAGGGGAAAGTCAAGGTTTATCCTGATGGAATAGAGGAGCCTATTGAAATTGGTGCTGGTGACTTGGTTGTGTTCCCCAAAGGAATGAGCTGCACTTGGGATGTTTCAGTAGGTGTAGATAAGCACTACAACTTTGAATAA